The following is a genomic window from Thermodesulforhabdaceae bacterium.
CATACAGGGGTAGCATTCCATTTTCGGACACACAACGTAATGTCCTTCACCATATGGAGCTGTTTCGCCAGGGTATGCCGTAGAGAGATAAATGCCTATTGTAGAAGTTCCCACACTGGCTGCAATGTGGATTGGACCTGTGTCATTACTAACAAGTAGTTTGCATCGCTTAAGAACAGCTATTAGATCCTGCATTTTTGTGGAACCTATCAAGCTGAATATGTGGCCTTTCTCGATGAAAATCCTGGGTATTTTGGCGGAGAATTCTTCAAAGAGAGTTTTTTCTTGGGTTGATCCTGTGAGTAAAATTTGAGCATTGTGATGTCTTATAAGAAGTTCGGCAAGTTGAGAAAAATATTCAAGTTTCCAGGTTCTGTGAAGTCTGTTTGCACCCATGTGAAAGGCTATTAAGGGGCGATCGCGAGAGATTGAAAGCCATGCAAAGAGCTTTTCGATACGTTCTTCAGTTTTTTCATCTGTTTTTAGATAGCGTCTTACGGGAGAGTGTCGAATTTTTCCCATCCCTATATGAATGTCCACAAGATTAAAGGAATTTTCTTCCCTGTTACTAACAGACGCAAAAAGATAACGTCCCCATGTATCTTTGATTACCAAATAAGCCGATCCGTTTTCTGCTATTGCTCCTGTTTTTTCTTTCGCATTGATACGATTAGCTATGATGGCTGAAGAAAGATCATGAGTCAGGTTTATCACTAAATCGTAAGACTCTCTTAGAAAAGGATGAGCTAGAAGGTTAAGAATTTGATCCATGTCGGGAAGCTTAAGTTTTACAGCCTCTTGAGGTTGAATCTTTACATATCGGTTTACCAGCGGAACCGCTTTCATGATTTCGGCAAAACGATCTACGCAAACGAACGTCACATGCACTCGGGGAATTTCCTCGTGAAGTCTAACCAACAATGGCATCGTCTGTATGATGTCCCCCATTCTGGTTAACTGAAGAATCAGCACCTTGTATGGAATCATAGCTTCACACCCTTGATTCTTTCAACCATTCTAACAAGTGATGAAGCTTCCCGCTTTTTGCCTGCATAAATTAAAAGTCCCACGTGTAGCTTTAATATTTCTTGCTCTTCAGGAGAAATTTCCGGTTTGCTGAGAATAGATTTTACCTGGTAAAGGCTCTGTCCTATCGCTTCATCAATGTTTCCGCTTTTTATCGCCAAAAGCATTCCAAGCCTTTTGTTACTTAAGTCGTTTGGGTCATCTTTTTCGACCAATCTAAAAAACCAGGAACTTTTCTTTTGAGAAACTATGATGTCCACAAATGGTGATAGAGTCTTCCTCCAATCCGGTCTCAATCCTAGAAGTTTCAGGAATTTGTTAATGCCTTGCACCACATGGGATGATGTATCGGATGCTTTAGATAGAATTCTCTCGAAAGATTTAAGTATATGTTCTGTAGGAAAAGTAAGCTTATGATGATCTAGGTTGGCAAGATATGCGATGGCTCCTTCAATGTCTCCCTTATCCATAGCTATAGTTGCAAGAACTGGGAGAATTTCAGCATTTTCATCGCTAATCATAGCAATAGCTTTTTGGTGTTGACCTGTATTTGCGTAACAGCGAGCCAGTAAATTTTTTATGTCTCTGGACGGTATTGTAAGTTCCATGCTCAGACTAGATGGATCTTTGAGTGGATCTCCTGCTAAATTTTGAAAATAAAAAGCTTCTTCAAGCCATGGTATAGCTTCATCCCATTTGTGTAGAATAGTATAAGCTACTCCTTTGATGATCCTTGCGCTCCTTTGTTGGGGGATCAAAGAAAGAGAATTCTCAGCGAGTTCTATAGCTTCTTGATAGTTTCCTTTTTCTAGCAATATCCTGGATTTAAGATTCAAGATAAAGCAGTGAAGGTGCTTGTCGGTAATGTTTTTAGACTGTTTGATAATCTGGTGAGCTTTGTCGATGACTCTTAGAGCAGTTCGATGTCTTCCTAGCTGAAATGCTGGAAGTGCAAGGTGATAGAGAAAATAGGGGTCTTTTGGGGTTTTACGGATTTGTTTTAGAGCGAGTTTGAAGTTTCTTTCAAGCTTTAGACGAAGCTTATCCTGACTAACTTCGTAGCCGAAATGATCTATGATAAAAGGAGCCTGTTTTATTATGCTTCCACGTTTTAAAAGCGATGGAAAAACACTTTCATGTATGATGCCAGAAAATTCCACATCGGGGAGCTTTTTAAATAAGCGAACTGCCCAATCGAAAGAGCCTGAAATTTTATCGTTATCTAAATGGAAGCTTCTAATCCTCACACTATAGGCATCTACACCTTTAACTTTTATAAGTTCTCTGATGATGTTCTTTCGCCCTAAGGGGTTTAGCCTTTCGTCGGCATCTATTGTGAGAACCCAGGATCCTTTGGCTTCTCTAAGAGATACATTGCGGGCTTCGGCAAAGTCATCTCGCCATGGAAATTCAATAATTCGCACCTTTGGTCCGAAGGACGTGACTATCTCTTTGGTTTTATCTGTAGATCCTGTATCAACTACAACAATTTCATCCACTTCATGGATTAGGCTTTGGAGACAACCTTTTATGTGGGCTTCCTCGTTTTTAACAATCATACAGCATGATATTTCCACAGCGCTCATCAGGCGTGCTCCTTAACAATCCTAATGAGTTCAGCCATCCTGTGAAGATAGGTGTGTTCTTTTAGAGTTCTCCTATATCCTTTGGAAGCGATTTCCAATCTCCATGCTTCGTCTTTTATTGCACTATCAACAAGATGCTTCATCTCTTCCACCGTTCTGCAAACAGCTAGCTCATCTTCAGCATATAGCTCTCCAAGAAGCGATCTTGAGTCAACAACTTGGAAGGCTCTGCATGCCGCTATTTCAAAAGTTCGGGGGTTTACAAAATCACCTTTTCCTATTTCTTGGGGGTTTGTAGAAGAGTGAAGATTCAGGTTTACGACTGAAGCATTAAAAATTTTAACATATTCTTCCACAGAAACTCTTGTCCCGTTTTTTTGTATAACTTTGATAAGGGGAGAACCGGGGGTAAGGTTCCAATCGGAGCCCCAGATCTTGAAATCTTTAAAATCTAGTCTTTCAAAAATGGTAATACGGTTTGGGTAGCCCGCTCCCACAAAAGACACGGTGGAACCATATTCACGCCTTTCGTCTTCCGATAAAAGAAGCGGGCGATGGATGGAAACGTCGGCTGCTAGTGGAAGGTAAAATGGCCGTGTGCCCAACTTTTTTAGCATGTTAATAAGCGGCTCTTTTTGGATCACAAAGAAAAAGTCGTAAAGTGAGGCTATTTTTTGCCAGTAGGCGAACCGTTCAAAGTCTTCAACAAACCAGAAGACTCTAAGTATTCCCCGCTGCTTGCATAGTCTGAGAACACTGGAAAAGATGGGTGCCTGTGCAATGCCGAACAGGATGTCAGGGTGCACGTTATCGATAGCCTCGAAAAGAGTCCTGGAAGCTGTTTCTTTAAGAAGTCTGGCTGCAGCTGAATCGCTGGTTGTTTTTATATACTGAAATAGGGAAAGTAAAGGAGAGAAATCAACCACTGTGACATCATGTCCGAGCTGTTGTAAAGCCCGGATGGCGTAACCCATAACTGGATAACTGCCGCCGTATATAGGCTTAACAGCCAGTATTTTTGCCACAACTTGCTCCTAACTAAGATTTAGCTCATCCATAATGAAAGAAAGGCGCTTTCTCAAACTATGTTCCTTAAGGACTTTTTCGTATCCTTTTTGAGCAATTTCCTTTCTTTCATCTTCGTGTTTCAAATAATACTCACATATTGAGGGGATTTGGGAGATTTTTTTGAAGGAAATAATTTCTTCGCCTTTTCTAAAGAGTAAGTTCAACTCAGGAGAATCGTCCGCAAGAACGAAGGCTTTACAGGCAAGAATGTCAAAAATCCTGAGAGTGACAATATCTTTCTGATAAAGTCTATTTATGTCGAGGTTTATCCGGCTGGCGTTGTATATAACGGGAAGTTCGTGGAAATGCCCTGCTGGTCCAGCATAAATTATGGGCGGAGATAGTCTTTTGCGCCAGCCTTCATCACCCCAGACCTTTACGACTTTCTCTTTTGCAAGTCCGGCAAGAGTGTTCACGGCCTGGATGCGACGTTCTGATGCCGCCTTTTCGCTTAAACATGTTTCAATGTTTATTTTTCTGCCCTTTTCATCTGTAACAACCGATGAATAATAACTCATCTGGTGGAGCATATCATGGATAAGCTTAGGCAAGACAAATGCGTCAGGATAGGCAAGTTGGGCATTTATCATGTTAAAGACAATTTCTTCGACATTAAGTTGCGGGTTTAGTCGTCTTAACAAGGAAATAGCTTTTTCCAAAAGCCAATCTCCCTGTAACTGCATGGAATTTCCAACGAAAGAAACATCTGCTTCGTATCCTTTGTAAATGTTGAGATCTATTTTCATAGGACGGTATTTTCTGGTGTTGGCTGCAAGGGGCAAATATTTTGCGTGTCGAAATCCTGTTTTTGTGTAGTCGGTTACAAGACTTCGCTTGTAGGTATAGATGCGAACCGTGTTCCTAACGGCTTCTGAACTGATTTCATCATCGGGAAGTAATTCAATTCTCGGATCAATTTCCCATATAACTAGGGGAATGCCCAGTCTAGCGCAAATTTTTGGAAGTCCTTTTACATGATTTATCGTCATAAGGAAGTGGGGAGATAACTTTTTAATTTGCGAGGTTATTTCTGATGGAGACAATGCTTCAACATCGATGGGATAGGCATTGATTCCCATACTCAGGAATTCATCCAGGATATCTCTTGCTAACAGCCCCTTGGAATTTACAAGGCAGGTAAGAGGCCTTTGGAAACCGGCATGGTGTTTTTCCCACCAAAGACATTCTTCCTGATAGATTGTTCCAAGTATTGGGTGAAAAATTAATCCTGGCAAATTTTCATGATCCCATGGATAGGCTGCAAGATCAGAGCCTAAAAGGAAGATAATACGGTTGGAAAAAATTTCCCTTGAATAATCTCTCATGCTGAGGGCAAGTTTGAGCAACTCCGGGTAGCGCTCATAGGCAAAAATTTTTATTTTTGAAGAAGTTTCGCTCAATATAGCATCGAGTTCAAAACCCAATCCTATGCCTAAAAGAAGAATAGAGGATCGAATGAAAGGATCATTTTTTAGCTTTTCTTTTATTTTGGGGATGGTCTGCTGGTCATGTAACCATGGATGGTGCCATCCGATAAAACGAACATTTATTTTCCCGGAAGGATCTTTAAGAACTTCTATAGGAGCCCCACCTGCCGGCGATTCTAAACGTTTTACTAAGTCGCCGTGCCCTACAGCTGAGAGAGCATGGAGGTTTTTAACCAATATGCCAGTAGATGGAGCATCAATTAGCATGCTTAAATGATGGGCAGGGCAATCGGCAGGTCAATTAACCCTGCCCGCCAAAGAGAACTTTTAGCCTTGCAGTAATCTAAGAACCTGCTGAGGAGCCATATTAGCCTGAGCAAGCATTGCAATACCAGACTGCTGGAGAATCTGAAGTTTGGTGAAGTTTGTTACTTCTTCTGCCATGTCCACATCTCTTATGGTCGATTCGGATGCGGAGAAGTTTTCAATGCTTATTTCGAGATTTTCCATCGTGTATTGGAGCCTGTTCTGATTGGCTCCGATCTGGCTCATATACTGGTTGATGCTGTCAATTGCGCTGTCAATGGCTGTCATGGCCGCTCTCGCGCTGGCGGCAGTTTCAATTGAAATGTCACCTATATCTACACCAAGAGCGTCGGCATCGGCAGTGGCTAGTTTGATATTTAATTGAAATTCAGCATCGTTTGTCTGACCGATCTGGAAGGTAAGACCTTGCGTAGCAATGGTACCACCATTAATAAGGACAGTAGTATTATACTTGGTAGATTCAGCGATACGGGTAATTTCGGATTGAAGGTTAATAAATTCGGATGTAAGCTGTTCATTAACAGTTTGATCAGAAGCTGCCTGGGTGGCAAGTTCTTTCATTCGAACTAAGATGTCATAAATCTTGCTGTAAGCCCCATCTGCCACCTGAAGCATTGATTGGGCTTCCGCCGCGTTCTGGTGAGCTACCTTAAGTGATGCAATGTCAGCGCGGAATCGGTTTGCCACAGCGAGTCCTGAAGCGTCATCTTTCGCTGAATTAATACGGTATCCCGAGGATAACTTCTTAAGTGACTCCGCAAACTTGCGGCTGTTAAGAGTTAAATTGCGATATACATTGATTGCAGGCACATTGGTATTGACTCTCATAGGCTTATCTCCTTCAAACAAATGTGAATTTGCCGTCCTTGGCTAAACACTATTAAGTTCGCATTTATGATTTAGCAATAAAAGTGCCATTTTGATAAAAACTGGCTAGTTATTTCCATCTTTCAGACATTACTTTAATCTTGGACGAAAACTTTCTTCAGTGTATTTTAAAGAAGTCTTTCTGCCGGGAGAATAACTATGATTGGACGCAATCCTTCGACATTCATCGCTAATCTTGTGATAATTGCTTTGATAATTAGCGGATGTGCTACTTTGGGCTTTCGGACTCTTTCGCTTACTTCGCCTAGAGTATTAGTGTCTCTTGATGAATCAATAAACGTTAATGCGTCAGTTATTTGTGCAATTCCTTTTTCATCTCAAGAAAATATTCCTTCACAATGGCTACTTAAAATTGGAGAAAACTATGCTAGAAGTCTCCAAGCCAGAAATATTGGCGCTATGGTTAGGTTTTTTGACAGTTATCGAAATTTTCTCGTACACCGTAGGGAATGTCATCTTCTTCTTGAAGGCTCGGTTGAACGTATGGTAGCCACAGGGGGTGGACAACCACAAGAACTTGCTGTTCTGGTGCAGATCAGGGATGTAGCCACTGAACGTGTTGTTTTTTCCGTCCAGCAGGAAGGAATTTCCTACCCGGGCAGGGATACAGATTTGTATTGGTCCACAAAGTTAGGGGAAGCCAGTTTCCCCATACGGACAATTATCA
Proteins encoded in this region:
- a CDS encoding glycosyltransferase produces the protein MSAVEISCCMIVKNEEAHIKGCLQSLIHEVDEIVVVDTGSTDKTKEIVTSFGPKVRIIEFPWRDDFAEARNVSLREAKGSWVLTIDADERLNPLGRKNIIRELIKVKGVDAYSVRIRSFHLDNDKISGSFDWAVRLFKKLPDVEFSGIIHESVFPSLLKRGSIIKQAPFIIDHFGYEVSQDKLRLKLERNFKLALKQIRKTPKDPYFLYHLALPAFQLGRHRTALRVIDKAHQIIKQSKNITDKHLHCFILNLKSRILLEKGNYQEAIELAENSLSLIPQQRSARIIKGVAYTILHKWDEAIPWLEEAFYFQNLAGDPLKDPSSLSMELTIPSRDIKNLLARCYANTGQHQKAIAMISDENAEILPVLATIAMDKGDIEGAIAYLANLDHHKLTFPTEHILKSFERILSKASDTSSHVVQGINKFLKLLGLRPDWRKTLSPFVDIIVSQKKSSWFFRLVEKDDPNDLSNKRLGMLLAIKSGNIDEAIGQSLYQVKSILSKPEISPEEQEILKLHVGLLIYAGKKREASSLVRMVERIKGVKL
- a CDS encoding glycosyltransferase, with the protein product MAKILAVKPIYGGSYPVMGYAIRALQQLGHDVTVVDFSPLLSLFQYIKTTSDSAAARLLKETASRTLFEAIDNVHPDILFGIAQAPIFSSVLRLCKQRGILRVFWFVEDFERFAYWQKIASLYDFFFVIQKEPLINMLKKLGTRPFYLPLAADVSIHRPLLLSEDERREYGSTVSFVGAGYPNRITIFERLDFKDFKIWGSDWNLTPGSPLIKVIQKNGTRVSVEEYVKIFNASVVNLNLHSSTNPQEIGKGDFVNPRTFEIAACRAFQVVDSRSLLGELYAEDELAVCRTVEEMKHLVDSAIKDEAWRLEIASKGYRRTLKEHTYLHRMAELIRIVKEHA
- a CDS encoding flagellin: MRVNTNVPAINVYRNLTLNSRKFAESLKKLSSGYRINSAKDDASGLAVANRFRADIASLKVAHQNAAEAQSMLQVADGAYSKIYDILVRMKELATQAASDQTVNEQLTSEFINLQSEITRIAESTKYNTTVLINGGTIATQGLTFQIGQTNDAEFQLNIKLATADADALGVDIGDISIETAASARAAMTAIDSAIDSINQYMSQIGANQNRLQYTMENLEISIENFSASESTIRDVDMAEEVTNFTKLQILQQSGIAMLAQANMAPQQVLRLLQG
- a CDS encoding glycosyltransferase family 9 protein; its protein translation is MIPYKVLILQLTRMGDIIQTMPLLVRLHEEIPRVHVTFVCVDRFAEIMKAVPLVNRYVKIQPQEAVKLKLPDMDQILNLLAHPFLRESYDLVINLTHDLSSAIIANRINAKEKTGAIAENGSAYLVIKDTWGRYLFASVSNREENSFNLVDIHIGMGKIRHSPVRRYLKTDEKTEERIEKLFAWLSISRDRPLIAFHMGANRLHRTWKLEYFSQLAELLIRHHNAQILLTGSTQEKTLFEEFSAKIPRIFIEKGHIFSLIGSTKMQDLIAVLKRCKLLVSNDTGPIHIAASVGTSTIGIYLSTAYPGETAPYGEGHYVVCPKMECYPCMDEASGFPCGITCRDAITPSTVFKIATKVLTGDSTTEEIHQEEATILKSRFLSNGTLIYEPYDISENKLKQSLFRKNLLRILWDGPLGIPSDFSILSSLPEDEIKRWSLKTKAIFEEVRDAIVFKKHIVNTSDLLRVSSLLIDFFNLSIHSGCAEDIPLTVVKIIQQLTEIQKWAIKNYRSA
- a CDS encoding glycosyltransferase, with the protein product MLIDAPSTGILVKNLHALSAVGHGDLVKRLESPAGGAPIEVLKDPSGKINVRFIGWHHPWLHDQQTIPKIKEKLKNDPFIRSSILLLGIGLGFELDAILSETSSKIKIFAYERYPELLKLALSMRDYSREIFSNRIIFLLGSDLAAYPWDHENLPGLIFHPILGTIYQEECLWWEKHHAGFQRPLTCLVNSKGLLARDILDEFLSMGINAYPIDVEALSPSEITSQIKKLSPHFLMTINHVKGLPKICARLGIPLVIWEIDPRIELLPDDEISSEAVRNTVRIYTYKRSLVTDYTKTGFRHAKYLPLAANTRKYRPMKIDLNIYKGYEADVSFVGNSMQLQGDWLLEKAISLLRRLNPQLNVEEIVFNMINAQLAYPDAFVLPKLIHDMLHQMSYYSSVVTDEKGRKINIETCLSEKAASERRIQAVNTLAGLAKEKVVKVWGDEGWRKRLSPPIIYAGPAGHFHELPVIYNASRINLDINRLYQKDIVTLRIFDILACKAFVLADDSPELNLLFRKGEEIISFKKISQIPSICEYYLKHEDERKEIAQKGYEKVLKEHSLRKRLSFIMDELNLS